A window of Citrus sinensis cultivar Valencia sweet orange chromosome 7, DVS_A1.0, whole genome shotgun sequence contains these coding sequences:
- the LOC102620137 gene encoding putative receptor-like protein kinase At1g80870, with protein sequence MPSRPLSPSNYNNLAKPSFVNKTRVLFLILTISSSVVIVFTFLYFLYHLWYNLVNRSRTIPFDSNAPLKLQRFTYKELKNATNDFDEANVIGKGGSGTVFLGIARDGKLFAIKRLDTFSLQTEREFQNELQILGGLRSPFLVTLLGYCMERNKRILVYEYMPNKSLQEMLFSDGNLVLKWSQRFEIIMDVAKALEFLHFGCDPPVIHGDIKPSNVLLDSDCRGKVSDFGLSRIKVEGEFGMDLFSQDLGKSQELWKSQELSGNLATATETPAISTPVDSAHEVDFALALQASSSSNNSRCYNVRALNLNSLNYNANIASESEVKSGNGKGKEVSGVDLGAVDWTSKFVAYEDELSSVDHSKELNVNANSVNDEAASTKQWGKDWWWRQDGSGELCSKDYVMEWIGSQICPSTNPDWDEEKKSTNEKIELDNSTPLDNLEDGHEPQLQELGFGKLEKGFEKKESKWKKNRKKRHKKMQEWWKEEHLDEISKKSSKLKKLETKWKKGFKIPHFDLARRFHFHRRNKFREQNQDDCDANGEFSFRRGWRKKNKNSMGSDMWSGDLFSRELSSTTSMRGTLCYVAPEYGGCGYLMEKADIYSLGVLILVIVSGRRPLHVLASPMKLEKANLISWCRHLAQAGNILELVDERLKDDYNKEQASLCINLALTCLQKTPELRPDIGETVRILKGEMDLPPVPFEFSPSPSKLYGKSRQKQKLNAD encoded by the coding sequence ATGCCCTCAAGGCCTCTTTCTCCAAGCAACTACAACAATCTTGCTAAGCCCAGCTTTGTCAATAAAACAAGAGTCTTGTTTTTGATTCTCACTATATCATCCTCCGTAGTCATAGTGTTTActtttctttactttctttacCATCTTTGGTACAATCTTGTAAACCGCTCAAGAACCATCCCTTTTGATTCTAATGCCCCTTTAAAGCTGCAAAGGTTCACTTACAAAGAGTTGAAGAATGCTactaatgattttgatgaggCTAATGTTATTGGCAAAGGTGGTTCGGGTACTGTGTTTCTTGGCATTGCAAGAGATGGCAAGTTATTTGCTATCAAGAGACTCGATACTTTTTCTTTACAAACTGAGAGAGAGTTTCAGAATGAGCTGCAGATTCTTGGTGGTCTAAGGTCACCTTTTTTAGTCACCCTTTTGGGGTACTGCATGGAGAGGAACAAGAGGATCTTGGTTTATGAGTACATGCCAAATAAGAGCTTGCAAGAAATGTTATTTAGTGATGGTAATTTAGTGTTGAAATGGAGCCAGAGGTTTGAAATCATTATGGATGTTGCAAAGGCTTTGGAGTTTTTGCATTTTGGTTGTGACCCTCCTGTGATTCATGGTGATATAAAGCCTAGTAATGTGTTGCTTGATTCTGATTGTAGAGGAAAAGTTTCTGATTTTGGGTTGTCAAGGATTAAAGTGGAGGGTGAATTTGGGATGGATTTGTTCAGCCAAGACTTGGGGAAGAGTCAAGAGCTATGGAAGAGTCAAGAGCTTTCGGGGAATTTGGCAACTGCTACAGAGACACCAGCAATTAGTACTCCAGTTGACAGTGCTCATGAGGTAGATTTTGCTCTTGCTTTGcaagcttcttcttcatcaaataATAGTAGGTGTTACAATGTTAGGGCTTTGAACTTGAATTCTTTGAATTACAATGCTAATATTGCGAGTGAGAGTGAAGTTAAGAGTGGGAATGGGAAGGGGAAGGAGGTTTCTGGTGTTGATCTTGGTGCAGTTGATTGGACTAGTAAGTTTGTGGCTTATGAAGATGAGCTTTCTAGTGTTGATCATAGCAAGGAGTTGAATGTTAATGCCAATTCTGTTAATGATGAGGCGGCAAGTACAAAGCAATGGGGAAAGGATTGGTGGTGGAGGCAGGATGGGAGTGGTGAATTGTGTAGTAAGGATTATGTGATGGAGTGGATAGGGAGCCAAATTTGCCCATCAACAAATCCTGATTGggatgaagagaaaaagagcACTAATGAGAAAATTGAGTTGGATAATTCTACTCCATTGGATAACTTAGAAGATGGTCATGAGCCACAGTTGCAAGAACTTGGTTTTGGAAAATTGGAAAAGGGGTTTGAGAAGAAAGAATCAAAGTGGAAGAAAAACCGAAAGAAAAGGCATAAGAAGATGCAAGAATGGTGGAAAGAAGAACATTTAGATGAGATTAGCAAAAAGAGTAGTAAATTGAAGAAACTTGAAACTAAGTGGAAGAAGGGGTTTAAAATTCCGCATTTTGATCTGGCCAGGCGGTTTCATTTTCATAGACGAAACAAATTCAGGGAGCAGAATCAAGATGATTGTGATGCAAATGGGGAGTTCAGTTTTAGAAGGGGATGGaggaaaaagaacaaaaactcAATGGGGAGTGATATGTGGAGTGGAGATCTTTTCAGCCGAGAATTGAGCAGCACAACAAGCATGAGGGGTACTCTGTGTTATGTTGCTCCAGAGTATGGTGGCTGTGGTTACTTAATGGAGAAGGCTGATATTTACAGTTTAGGAGTTTTGATCCTTGTAATTGTGTCTGGTAGAAGGCCCTTACATGTTCTTGCCTCGCCAATGAAGCTCGAAAAAGCTAATTTGATCAGCTGGTGCAGGCACTTGGCTCAAGCTGGAAACATATTAGAACTTGTAGATGAGAGATTGAAAGATGATTACAACAAGGAACAGGCAAGTTTGTGCATCAATTTGGCCTTAACTTGCTTGCAGAAAACACCCGAGCTGCGGCCGGATATTGGTGAGACAGTCAGGATTTTGAAAGGCGAGATGGATCTCCCACCAGTACCATTTGAGTTTTCTCCATCTCCATCAAAATTATACGGCAAGTCAAGGCAAAAACAGAAGCTAAATGCAGATTAG